In Streptomyces durocortorensis, a genomic segment contains:
- a CDS encoding amino acid adenylation domain-containing protein — protein sequence MTVDQMATPAQAPGTIDAWFARQAAARGDAVAVTGADGRLTYAELERDANRLAHRLRVLGVGPEIPVAVCVERTTSLVTALLAVLKAGGAYVPLDPSAPVERLRFTLADANAAVLLTDRAERGLRAPHTVLTGRDGEDLTGYPETAPPAPGTGPSSLAYVIYTSGSTGVPKGVMIEHRNVTGLLTGVRDRFGFGPDDVWSLCASAAFDVSVWEMWGALLHGGRLVVVPDEVRRAPQELHALLHREGVTVLNQTPAAFRQLVRYEEEHPGPGAPAELALRLVVFAGEALPPEMLRPWIARHGDAAPALVNMYGITETTVHSTYRRITSADLDGGAGSMIGGPLDGWTMDVLGADGEPVAEGAAGELYVGGAGVARGYLGRPALTAERFLPDPDAAVPGARRYRSGDSARRAADGDHEYLGRLDHQVKIRGYRIELGEIENALTRHPAVRDTVVAVDRDAAGDPRLVAYWVGSAGTPAGPSELREHLGLTLPDYMLPNVYVALDRLPLTRNGKVDRRALPAPEAVRPELDAEFAAPATPVEKVIADIWAEMLSVDRVGRDDDFFELGGHSMLATQAVALTRDQLGVAATLRLFFDRPTVRELASALDELLAAQHDTGAGHRPASHPHHPHGENA from the coding sequence GTGACCGTTGACCAGATGGCCACACCCGCCCAGGCCCCGGGGACCATCGACGCGTGGTTCGCACGGCAGGCGGCCGCCCGCGGTGACGCCGTCGCCGTGACCGGCGCCGACGGCCGGCTGACCTACGCCGAGCTGGAGCGCGACGCCAACCGCCTGGCGCACCGCCTGCGCGTCCTGGGCGTCGGCCCCGAGATACCCGTCGCCGTCTGCGTGGAGCGCACCACGTCCCTGGTGACGGCGCTGCTCGCGGTCCTGAAGGCGGGCGGGGCGTACGTACCGCTCGACCCCTCCGCCCCCGTCGAGCGGCTGCGCTTCACGCTCGCCGACGCCAACGCCGCCGTCCTGCTCACCGACCGCGCGGAGCGTGGCCTGCGCGCCCCGCACACCGTGCTGACCGGGCGCGACGGCGAGGACCTCACCGGCTACCCGGAGACCGCGCCCCCGGCCCCCGGCACCGGGCCGTCGAGTCTCGCGTACGTCATCTACACCAGTGGTTCGACCGGTGTCCCCAAGGGCGTCATGATCGAGCACCGCAATGTGACGGGCCTGCTCACCGGCGTCCGCGACCGCTTCGGGTTCGGGCCCGACGACGTGTGGTCGTTGTGCGCCTCCGCCGCGTTCGACGTCTCCGTGTGGGAGATGTGGGGCGCCCTGTTGCACGGCGGCCGACTCGTCGTCGTACCGGACGAGGTGCGGCGAGCCCCGCAGGAGCTGCACGCGCTGCTGCACCGTGAGGGCGTCACCGTCCTCAACCAGACGCCCGCCGCCTTCCGCCAGCTCGTCCGGTACGAGGAGGAGCACCCCGGCCCCGGCGCCCCGGCGGAACTCGCCCTGCGGCTGGTCGTCTTCGCCGGGGAGGCGCTGCCGCCCGAGATGCTGCGGCCGTGGATCGCCCGCCACGGTGACGCGGCGCCCGCCCTGGTGAACATGTACGGCATCACCGAGACCACCGTGCACTCCACCTACCGCCGCATCACCTCGGCCGACCTCGACGGCGGAGCGGGCAGCATGATCGGCGGCCCCCTCGACGGCTGGACGATGGACGTCCTCGGCGCCGACGGCGAACCGGTGGCCGAAGGGGCGGCCGGAGAGCTGTACGTCGGCGGCGCGGGCGTGGCACGCGGCTACCTGGGCCGCCCCGCCCTCACCGCCGAGCGCTTCCTGCCCGACCCGGACGCCGCCGTGCCCGGAGCCCGCCGGTACCGCTCGGGCGACAGCGCCCGGCGTGCGGCCGACGGGGACCACGAGTACCTGGGCCGACTGGACCACCAGGTCAAGATCCGCGGCTACCGCATCGAGCTGGGCGAGATCGAGAACGCGCTCACCCGCCACCCGGCCGTCCGGGACACGGTGGTGGCCGTCGACCGGGACGCGGCGGGGGACCCCCGCCTGGTCGCGTACTGGGTGGGCTCCGCCGGGACCCCGGCCGGGCCCTCCGAACTGCGCGAACACCTCGGCCTGACGCTGCCCGACTACATGCTGCCGAACGTGTACGTGGCCCTGGACCGGCTGCCGCTGACCCGCAACGGCAAAGTCGACCGGCGCGCGCTGCCCGCCCCGGAGGCCGTACGCCCCGAGCTCGACGCGGAGTTCGCCGCGCCCGCCACCCCCGTCGAGAAGGTGATCGCCGACATCTGGGCCGAGATGCTCTCGGTCGACCGGGTGGGACGCGACGACGACTTCTTCGAACTGGGCGGCCACTCCATGCTCGCCACCCAGGCCGTCGCCCTCACCAGGGATCAGCTCGGCGTCGCCGCGACGCTGCGGCTGTTCTTCGACCGGCCGACGGTACGGGAACTCGCGAGCGCCCTGGACGAGCTGCTCGCCGCACAGCACGACACCGGTGCCGGGCACCGGCCCGCATCCCACCCGCACCACCCGCACGGGGAGAACGCATGA
- a CDS encoding NADPH-dependent FMN reductase yields MQQAVKVVGIGGSSRPGSTAERGLRVVLAEAARLGADVSLIAGADLVMPLYDPRAASPEPRARRMLAAIAGADGVVLASPAYHGTVPGLLKNALDHIEQLRDDERPYLTGRAVGCLAVGQGWQGAVTTLATLRDVVHALRGWPTPLGVALNSATAGFTASGECDDPHIQRQLNEVAAQVVEFGEAHRALRAAAPTARAAVPTSLTALQAR; encoded by the coding sequence ATGCAGCAGGCCGTCAAGGTCGTCGGAATCGGAGGGTCCTCCCGGCCGGGTTCCACGGCGGAGCGGGGACTCCGTGTCGTGCTGGCCGAAGCGGCCCGGCTGGGTGCGGACGTCAGCCTGATCGCCGGCGCCGACCTGGTGATGCCCCTCTACGATCCGCGCGCCGCGTCCCCGGAACCCCGGGCACGGCGCATGCTGGCCGCGATCGCCGGGGCCGACGGGGTCGTCCTCGCCAGCCCGGCGTACCACGGGACGGTGCCGGGGCTGCTGAAGAACGCCCTGGACCACATCGAACAGCTGCGGGACGACGAGCGGCCGTATCTGACGGGGCGCGCCGTCGGCTGCCTGGCCGTGGGGCAGGGCTGGCAGGGCGCGGTGACCACCCTGGCCACCCTGCGGGACGTGGTGCACGCGCTCCGGGGCTGGCCGACACCGCTGGGTGTGGCGCTGAACAGCGCGACGGCGGGGTTCACCGCGAGCGGCGAGTGCGACGACCCGCACATCCAGCGGCAGTTGAACGAGGTCGCCGCCCAGGTCGTCGAGTTCGGCGAGGCGCACCGGGCGCTGCGGGCCGCGGCACCCACCGCGCGGGCCGCCGTACCCACATCACTCACAGCACTCCAGGCGCGGTGA
- a CDS encoding MbtH family protein, which translates to MVQDDREGRFAVVINDEEQYSIWPEGREVPAGWRGTGVSGSREECLAHVDEVWVDQRPLSVRRAG; encoded by the coding sequence GTGGTCCAGGACGACCGAGAGGGCCGTTTCGCCGTGGTCATCAACGATGAGGAGCAGTACTCGATCTGGCCGGAGGGGCGCGAAGTACCGGCGGGCTGGCGAGGTACGGGCGTCAGCGGGTCCCGGGAGGAGTGCCTGGCCCACGTGGACGAGGTCTGGGTCGACCAGCGGCCGCTGAGCGTCCGTCGGGCCGGTTAG
- a CDS encoding RDD family protein — translation MRRYLAVGLDCYLCLLAVGLLVRSCLDSGGTGRAVALLVAQLIVLSFANQVLLTMVVRASAGKLIMGVRVIRLPDAGRPGFRRLVLRWLYGLLWLPLQPWYRLRCPEPTARTPERPPCCHAEPHEDLAGVRQVRRSDLRLYRAAVAGRTD, via the coding sequence ATGCGGCGCTATCTCGCGGTCGGGCTCGACTGCTATCTGTGTCTGCTGGCCGTCGGGCTGCTGGTGCGGTCCTGTCTGGACTCCGGCGGGACGGGGCGGGCGGTCGCCCTGCTGGTCGCCCAGCTGATCGTGCTGTCGTTCGCCAACCAGGTGCTGCTGACCATGGTCGTCCGGGCGAGCGCCGGAAAGCTGATCATGGGGGTCCGGGTGATCCGGCTGCCCGACGCGGGCCGCCCAGGCTTCCGCCGCCTGGTGCTGCGCTGGCTGTACGGGCTCCTCTGGCTGCCGCTCCAGCCCTGGTACCGGCTCCGGTGCCCCGAACCGACCGCCCGCACACCGGAGCGGCCCCCGTGCTGCCACGCCGAGCCGCACGAGGACCTGGCGGGGGTGCGCCAGGTCCGCCGCAGCGATCTGCGGCTCTACCGGGCAGCGGTGGCGGGCCGGACGGACTGA
- a CDS encoding LysR family transcriptional regulator: MDLRQLTTFHRVATLLSFTRAAAELKYAQSSVTAQVKGLEVALGVELFERLRGGIRLTPAGERLVPYAERILSLVDEARDSTTGWAEPSGVLTVGTTESLTSYRMPPVLEFFHHRYPLLQLALRPSQCAQTCEALRQGAFDMGFLMEADTEHPGVQTQVLGREPLVAVAAPGHPLASVRRVSTGELRGARVLAPEAGCAYRGMLEAELNSGAARSVQLLEFGNIESVKRGLAAGLGVSVLPEMTVSDAVAAGTLAVLDWEPPFEVYTQIAWRRGRRLTREMRVFLDRTVQFMAQDRPQLQLVG; the protein is encoded by the coding sequence GTGGATCTGAGACAGCTCACCACCTTTCACCGTGTCGCGACGCTGCTGAGCTTCACCCGGGCCGCAGCCGAGCTGAAATACGCACAGTCCAGCGTCACCGCCCAGGTCAAGGGGCTGGAAGTGGCCTTGGGCGTCGAGCTCTTCGAAAGGCTGCGGGGCGGCATCCGGCTCACCCCCGCCGGGGAGCGGCTCGTTCCGTACGCGGAGCGGATCCTGTCTCTCGTCGACGAGGCCCGGGACAGCACCACCGGCTGGGCGGAGCCCTCCGGGGTGCTCACCGTCGGGACGACCGAGAGCCTCACCTCGTACCGCATGCCGCCGGTGCTGGAGTTCTTCCACCACCGCTACCCACTGCTCCAGCTCGCGTTGCGGCCCAGCCAGTGCGCTCAGACCTGTGAGGCGCTGCGGCAGGGCGCCTTCGACATGGGGTTCCTCATGGAGGCGGACACGGAGCACCCGGGTGTGCAGACCCAGGTGCTGGGGCGGGAACCGCTGGTCGCGGTCGCCGCGCCCGGCCACCCCCTCGCGTCGGTGCGCCGGGTGAGCACGGGGGAGCTGCGCGGTGCGCGGGTCCTGGCGCCCGAGGCGGGGTGCGCGTACCGGGGAATGCTGGAGGCCGAGCTCAACTCCGGCGCCGCACGGTCCGTACAGCTGCTGGAGTTCGGGAACATCGAGTCGGTCAAGCGCGGACTCGCGGCCGGTCTCGGGGTCAGCGTGCTGCCCGAGATGACGGTGTCCGACGCGGTCGCCGCCGGAACCCTGGCGGTCCTCGACTGGGAGCCGCCGTTCGAGGTGTACACGCAGATCGCGTGGCGCCGGGGCCGTCGGCTCACCCGGGAGATGCGGGTGTTCCTCGACCGTACGGTCCAGTTCATGGCACAGGACCGGCCCCAGCTGCAACTGGTGGGCTGA
- a CDS encoding aspartate-semialdehyde dehydrogenase translates to MPMPLVDDPLAPRIAVVGATGAVGGTLLDVIEDRGLRYRALHLLASARSAGREIRVGDREYLVGELTGFHFGDADVVFFSAGHAVSRAWVPVAVAHGTLVIDNTFAFRMSADVPLVVPQVNSAELDRRPAAGVIANPNSVTIPLVRVVRDVERRWGVRQISVSTYQAASGSGHSGIEELQEASRLALQDPQATMPAEEFSPGLAFNVVPQIGRVLDDGFTLQERKLLQESRKILGLPGLDITATCVRVPVVNGHSAAMWVECLKPVDRAELCLLLGGLPDVTVHGDGMHGDILTPATLGDPNHLHLGRIRISPTNPNSFLLWLVTDNLRVGAALNALQIMETLVAKGHL, encoded by the coding sequence ATGCCCATGCCTCTGGTCGACGACCCCCTTGCCCCGCGCATCGCCGTCGTCGGCGCGACCGGCGCGGTGGGCGGCACCCTGCTCGACGTCATCGAGGACCGGGGGCTGCGCTACCGGGCACTGCACCTCCTGGCCTCCGCGCGCTCGGCCGGGCGGGAGATCCGGGTCGGGGACCGGGAGTACCTGGTGGGCGAGCTGACCGGCTTCCACTTCGGCGACGCGGACGTGGTGTTCTTCTCCGCCGGGCACGCCGTCAGCAGGGCCTGGGTGCCGGTCGCGGTCGCCCACGGCACCCTGGTGATCGACAACACCTTCGCCTTCCGGATGAGCGCTGACGTCCCGCTGGTCGTCCCGCAGGTCAACTCCGCGGAGCTGGACCGCCGCCCGGCGGCCGGGGTGATCGCCAACCCGAACTCCGTCACGATCCCGCTGGTCCGTGTCGTCCGGGACGTGGAGCGCCGCTGGGGCGTGCGGCAGATCTCCGTGAGTACGTACCAGGCGGCGTCCGGCAGCGGTCACTCCGGCATCGAGGAGCTTCAGGAGGCGTCCCGGCTCGCCCTCCAGGACCCCCAGGCGACGATGCCCGCCGAGGAGTTCTCGCCCGGGCTGGCCTTCAACGTGGTGCCGCAGATCGGCCGGGTGCTGGACGACGGCTTCACCCTCCAGGAACGCAAGCTGCTCCAGGAGTCCCGCAAGATCCTGGGCCTGCCCGGCCTCGACATCACGGCGACCTGTGTCCGGGTCCCGGTGGTCAACGGCCATTCCGCGGCGATGTGGGTCGAGTGCCTGAAGCCGGTGGACCGTGCGGAACTGTGCCTGTTGCTGGGCGGGCTGCCTGATGTGACCGTCCACGGCGACGGGATGCACGGCGACATCCTCACCCCTGCCACCCTCGGCGACCCGAACCATCTGCATCTGGGCCGGATCAGGATCTCGCCCACCAACCCGAACAGCTTCCTGCTCTGGCTGGTCACCGACAACCTCCGGGTGGGTGCCGCGCTCAACGCCCTCCAGATCATGGAGACACTGGTCGCCAAGGGGCACCTGTGA
- the gdhA gene encoding NADP-specific glutamate dehydrogenase yields MPVIPDPARMPEASHRVIEPLYAEILRRNQGEQEFHQAVREVLETLGPVLTRRPEFVDARIIERICEPERQLIFRVPWSDDSGDIHVNRGFRVEFSSSLGPYKGGLRFHPSVNLGIVKFLGFEQIFKNALTGMPIGGGKGGADFDPKGRSDAEIMRFCQSFMTELHRHLGEYTDVPAGDIGVGGREIGYLFGQYKRITNRYESGVLTGKGLGWGGAQARTEATGYGTVLFTAEMLRSRGESLEGQTVAVSGSGNVAVYAIEKAQQLGATVITCSDSGGYVVDEKGIDLALLKEIKEAGRGRVSEYAERRGTHARFVPGTGVWSVPVDVALPCATQNELHEADALDLVRNGVKAVAEGANMPTTPEAVRVFQEAGVAFAPGKAANAGGVATSALEMQQNASRDSWSFAHTEERLAEIMRHIHDSCHTTAERYGSPGNYVVGANIAGFELVADAMLAQGLI; encoded by the coding sequence ATGCCGGTCATTCCCGACCCCGCCCGTATGCCCGAAGCTTCCCATCGGGTCATCGAGCCGCTCTACGCCGAGATCCTGCGGCGGAACCAGGGCGAGCAGGAGTTCCACCAGGCGGTCCGCGAGGTCCTGGAGACGCTCGGCCCCGTACTGACGCGGCGTCCCGAGTTCGTGGATGCCCGCATCATCGAGCGGATATGCGAACCCGAGCGCCAGCTGATCTTCCGGGTGCCGTGGTCGGACGACTCCGGCGACATCCACGTCAACCGCGGCTTCCGGGTCGAGTTCTCCAGCTCGCTCGGTCCGTACAAGGGCGGGCTGCGCTTCCACCCCTCGGTCAACCTCGGCATCGTGAAGTTCCTCGGCTTCGAGCAGATCTTCAAGAACGCCCTCACCGGCATGCCGATCGGCGGCGGCAAGGGAGGGGCGGACTTCGACCCCAAGGGCCGCTCCGACGCCGAGATCATGCGGTTCTGCCAGTCCTTCATGACCGAACTCCACCGCCACCTGGGTGAGTACACCGACGTCCCCGCCGGTGACATCGGCGTGGGCGGCCGCGAGATCGGCTACCTCTTCGGCCAGTACAAGCGGATCACCAACCGTTACGAGTCCGGCGTCCTCACCGGCAAGGGCCTCGGCTGGGGCGGAGCACAGGCCCGTACGGAGGCCACCGGCTACGGCACGGTCCTGTTCACCGCCGAGATGCTGCGCAGCCGGGGCGAGTCGCTGGAGGGCCAGACCGTCGCGGTCTCCGGCTCCGGCAACGTGGCCGTCTACGCCATCGAGAAGGCCCAGCAGCTCGGCGCGACCGTCATCACCTGCTCGGACTCCGGCGGTTACGTCGTCGACGAGAAGGGCATCGACCTCGCCCTCCTCAAGGAGATCAAGGAGGCCGGTCGCGGCCGGGTCTCGGAGTACGCCGAACGGCGCGGCACACACGCCCGGTTCGTCCCCGGTACGGGGGTGTGGTCGGTTCCCGTGGACGTGGCCCTGCCCTGCGCCACGCAGAACGAACTGCACGAGGCCGACGCGCTCGACCTCGTACGCAACGGGGTCAAGGCGGTCGCGGAGGGCGCCAACATGCCCACCACCCCGGAGGCGGTCCGGGTCTTCCAGGAGGCGGGCGTCGCCTTCGCGCCCGGCAAGGCGGCCAACGCGGGCGGGGTGGCGACCAGCGCGCTGGAGATGCAGCAGAACGCGTCCCGGGACTCGTGGAGCTTCGCCCACACCGAGGAGCGGCTGGCCGAGATCATGCGGCACATCCACGACTCCTGCCACACGACCGCCGAGCGTTACGGGAGCCCCGGCAACTACGTGGTGGGCGCGAACATCGCGGGCTTCGAGCTGGTCGCGGACGCGATGCTGGCGCAGGGGCTGATCTGA
- a CDS encoding helix-turn-helix transcriptional regulator, which yields MLELLGLDTHTEAVYRAMLEHPQDGVTALARHLDLSEDAVRAAWDRLAELSLLQPSTGSAQPPRAVSPELGLDYLLARRQAEFAVQRQRITAARTAASQLISEYADRRPAGGPVSVEHLDDVTQIRTRLALLTEGVRREVMAFAPGGAQTKENRASARPLNEKLLGRGVTLRTIYLESFRNCAASMAHANWLTAMGGQVRTVGELPLRMTILDRSTAVIPLDSGDSSKGAMVVTGTGTGTGMLTALCTLFETVWEASRPLGEEPRRQESELDRQEAAALRLLAEGHTDEGIAKRLGVSHRTARRIATGLMDRLGARSRFEAGVRATQRGWLPQEH from the coding sequence ATGCTGGAACTGCTGGGGCTGGATACGCACACGGAAGCGGTGTACCGGGCCATGCTGGAGCACCCTCAGGACGGCGTCACCGCGCTCGCGCGTCATCTTGATCTCTCCGAGGACGCCGTCCGCGCGGCCTGGGACAGACTGGCCGAACTGTCACTGCTCCAGCCTTCCACCGGCTCCGCGCAACCGCCGCGGGCCGTCAGCCCCGAGCTCGGGCTCGATTACCTGCTGGCCCGCAGGCAGGCCGAGTTCGCCGTCCAGCGGCAGCGCATCACCGCCGCCAGGACCGCGGCCTCCCAGCTGATATCCGAGTACGCCGACCGCCGTCCGGCCGGCGGCCCGGTCAGCGTGGAGCACCTGGACGATGTGACGCAGATCCGGACCCGGCTGGCCCTCCTGACGGAGGGTGTGCGGCGGGAGGTGATGGCCTTCGCCCCGGGAGGGGCGCAGACCAAGGAGAACAGGGCGTCCGCTCGGCCGCTCAACGAGAAGCTGCTGGGCCGCGGTGTGACGCTGCGGACGATCTATCTGGAGAGCTTCCGCAACTGCGCGGCCAGCATGGCCCACGCCAACTGGCTGACCGCCATGGGCGGTCAGGTCCGCACGGTGGGCGAGCTCCCGCTCCGTATGACCATCCTCGACCGGTCGACAGCTGTGATCCCGCTCGACAGCGGGGACAGCAGCAAGGGCGCGATGGTCGTCACGGGTACGGGAACGGGTACGGGCATGCTCACCGCGCTCTGCACCCTGTTCGAAACCGTCTGGGAGGCTTCGCGCCCCCTGGGCGAGGAGCCCCGCCGCCAGGAGAGCGAACTCGACCGGCAGGAGGCCGCGGCCCTGCGACTGCTCGCCGAGGGGCACACGGACGAGGGCATAGCCAAGCGCCTCGGCGTCTCGCACCGCACCGCCCGGCGCATCGCGACGGGTCTCATGGACCGGTTGGGGGCCCGCAGCAGATTCGAGGCGGGCGTCCGTGCGACCCAGCGGGGCTGGCTGCCCCAGGAGCACTGA
- a CDS encoding GNAT family N-acetyltransferase, producing the protein MTALGPIAWPPAPIPTGRLVLRTAESRDRTTFVELFSSPEVYTYLGGARPRAELDRVMPEVPGQRPGLFVIDLDGTMIGTVTLDRRDANRPGRLRPDGEEAEIGYLLLPRAWGHGYAAEACAAALGWFADALPGEPVVLCTQTANARSIRLAEKLGFTEVERFEEFGAEQWFGAWSPRRRRQGPNWPSSSPG; encoded by the coding sequence ATGACCGCCCTCGGACCCATCGCCTGGCCGCCCGCCCCGATACCGACAGGACGCCTCGTGCTCCGCACCGCCGAGTCCCGGGACCGTACGACGTTCGTCGAGTTGTTCTCCTCGCCGGAGGTGTACACCTACCTCGGCGGCGCCCGCCCCCGCGCCGAGCTCGACCGCGTGATGCCCGAGGTGCCCGGACAGCGCCCAGGCCTCTTCGTGATCGATCTCGACGGGACGATGATCGGCACGGTCACCCTCGACCGGCGCGACGCGAACCGCCCGGGCCGGCTGCGCCCCGATGGCGAAGAGGCCGAGATCGGCTACCTTCTCCTGCCCCGCGCCTGGGGCCACGGGTACGCCGCCGAGGCGTGCGCGGCGGCGCTCGGCTGGTTCGCCGACGCGCTGCCCGGCGAACCGGTGGTGCTCTGCACCCAGACCGCCAACGCCCGCTCGATACGCCTCGCGGAGAAGCTGGGCTTCACCGAGGTGGAGCGGTTCGAGGAGTTCGGCGCCGAGCAGTGGTTCGGTGCGTGGTCCCCCCGAAGACGGCGCCAGGGTCCGAACTGGCCTTCATCCAGCCCTGGTTGA
- a CDS encoding condensation domain-containing protein — protein sequence MTATMGFVEEELAQMWAELLEVTGAPVDLDSEFAGLGGGPEQARLLAARIDEDLGVDVPAAELLGAGTLAEMARLVRAAMGRGAAGPSQGGPGAAGPTGPRPGARQERPQLSFAQQRLWFMQQIDPDTTLYNVPTVLRLRGALDRAALGRALDALVARHEVLRTTYAAPSGLPYQVIADPVPLELPYTDLTGAADPVAEAERVAAEEGAGVFDLAAGPPLRVRLVRVGADEHRLIVTFHHVAVDGWSVEILFRELGQLYGDGEPPAEVPLHYADYASWQRDRLRGETLDALVDHWREALGDDPKALAVPTDKPRGTARSFRGAVTSRELRSELVSAVREFSRGERVTPYMTLLATLHTLLAGWSGAEDITVGTPVAGRDRPELQDLVGCLINMVPVRVRLDGGPGFRELLARVRTAVLDASAHQELPFDKLVEALVSRRSRDFMPVFRVMFSFLKEQPEPVFAGLDGCSLDLTGPQDTAKYDLSLYAQERGDGLALTLEYDTDLFGPDTPAALLAAYERTLAEAISRPGTPVTELAAARFAAGTASGPQSPQPRTESGTERNTHRDR from the coding sequence ATGACAGCCACCATGGGATTCGTGGAAGAGGAGCTCGCCCAGATGTGGGCCGAGCTGCTGGAGGTCACCGGCGCCCCGGTGGACCTGGACTCGGAGTTCGCCGGTCTCGGCGGCGGGCCGGAGCAGGCACGGCTCCTCGCCGCCCGTATCGACGAGGACCTCGGCGTGGACGTCCCCGCCGCCGAACTGCTCGGCGCGGGCACGCTGGCGGAGATGGCCCGCCTGGTGCGTGCCGCCATGGGCCGGGGCGCGGCGGGCCCGTCCCAGGGAGGTCCCGGGGCCGCCGGGCCCACCGGCCCCCGCCCCGGGGCCCGGCAGGAACGGCCCCAGCTGTCGTTCGCGCAGCAGCGGCTGTGGTTCATGCAGCAGATCGACCCCGACACCACTCTCTACAACGTGCCGACCGTGCTGCGTCTGCGCGGAGCCCTGGACCGGGCCGCGCTCGGCCGGGCCCTCGACGCCCTGGTCGCCCGCCACGAGGTGCTGCGCACGACGTACGCGGCGCCGTCCGGGCTCCCGTACCAGGTCATCGCGGACCCGGTGCCGCTTGAGCTGCCGTACACCGACCTGACGGGCGCCGCCGACCCGGTGGCCGAGGCGGAGCGCGTCGCGGCCGAGGAGGGCGCGGGCGTCTTCGACCTGGCCGCCGGGCCGCCGCTGCGGGTCCGGTTGGTGCGGGTCGGCGCGGACGAGCACCGGCTGATCGTGACGTTCCACCATGTCGCCGTCGACGGCTGGTCGGTGGAGATCCTCTTCCGCGAACTGGGGCAGCTGTACGGCGACGGCGAACCGCCCGCCGAGGTGCCGCTGCACTACGCCGACTACGCCTCCTGGCAGCGCGACCGGCTCCGGGGCGAGACCCTGGACGCCCTCGTGGACCACTGGCGCGAGGCACTGGGCGACGACCCGAAGGCGCTCGCCGTGCCGACCGACAAGCCGCGGGGCACCGCACGCAGCTTCCGGGGGGCCGTCACTTCACGCGAGCTCCGGTCGGAACTCGTGTCCGCCGTGCGTGAGTTCAGTCGCGGCGAGCGCGTCACTCCGTACATGACCCTGCTCGCCACTCTGCACACCCTGCTCGCCGGGTGGTCGGGCGCGGAGGACATCACGGTCGGCACCCCCGTCGCGGGACGGGACCGGCCCGAGCTCCAGGATCTGGTCGGCTGCCTGATCAACATGGTTCCGGTCCGGGTGCGGCTGGACGGCGGCCCCGGCTTCCGCGAGCTGCTGGCCCGGGTCCGTACGGCGGTGCTGGACGCCTCCGCCCACCAGGAGCTGCCCTTCGACAAGCTGGTCGAGGCGCTGGTCTCCCGGCGCAGCCGCGACTTCATGCCGGTCTTCCGGGTGATGTTCAGCTTCCTCAAGGAGCAGCCCGAGCCGGTGTTCGCCGGGCTCGACGGGTGCTCGCTGGACCTCACGGGCCCGCAGGACACCGCGAAGTACGACCTCAGCCTGTACGCGCAGGAGCGCGGCGACGGCCTGGCGCTGACCCTCGAATACGACACCGATCTGTTCGGCCCCGACACCCCGGCCGCGCTGCTGGCCGCCTACGAACGGACGCTGGCCGAAGCCATTTCCCGGCCCGGGACACCGGTGACGGAGCTGGCGGCGGCGCGGTTCGCCGCCGGTACCGCGTCCGGACCGCAGAGCCCGCAGCCCCGCACCGAGTCCGGCACCGAGAGGAACACCCACCGTGACCGTTGA
- a CDS encoding thioesterase II family protein — translation MDTEASWIRCFHPKPQAAHTLVCFPHAGGSASYYHGLSEVLDPDIEMLVIQYPGRENRLFEEPVSSLHALADSVAEVLPTRLGGARRPVLFGHSMGAIVAFEAARRLEGAGAVIPEALVASACSAPSGHRPERALRADEQPDSEVLARIMGLGGTARGVAEHAELIELVLPAIRADLAALGSYRAADGTTVGCPVTVFVADGDHEVRPADARLWGRHTTAGEPGVHVFEGDHFYLSKRPEGFVDLLQETVRTSRPENSLG, via the coding sequence ATGGACACCGAGGCGAGCTGGATCCGGTGCTTCCACCCGAAGCCACAGGCCGCGCACACCCTGGTCTGCTTTCCGCACGCGGGTGGTTCGGCCAGCTACTACCACGGCCTCTCGGAGGTCCTGGACCCGGACATCGAGATGCTGGTGATCCAGTACCCGGGCCGGGAGAACCGGTTGTTCGAGGAGCCCGTCAGCTCCCTCCACGCACTGGCCGACTCCGTGGCCGAGGTACTGCCCACCCGTCTCGGAGGCGCCCGGCGACCGGTCCTGTTCGGCCACAGCATGGGGGCGATCGTCGCCTTCGAGGCCGCGAGGCGGCTGGAGGGGGCGGGTGCCGTGATTCCCGAAGCGCTTGTCGCGTCGGCGTGTTCGGCCCCCTCGGGGCACCGCCCGGAGCGGGCGCTGCGGGCGGACGAGCAGCCCGACAGCGAGGTACTCGCCCGGATCATGGGACTGGGCGGCACCGCCCGGGGCGTCGCCGAGCACGCCGAGCTGATCGAGCTGGTTCTCCCGGCGATCCGGGCCGACCTGGCCGCCCTCGGTTCCTACCGGGCGGCCGACGGCACGACGGTGGGCTGCCCGGTCACCGTGTTCGTCGCGGACGGCGACCACGAAGTGCGGCCCGCGGACGCCCGGTTGTGGGGAAGGCACACCACCGCCGGCGAACCCGGGGTGCACGTCTTCGAAGGGGATCACTTCTATCTGAGCAAGCGGCCCGAAGGCTTTGTCGATCTGCTCCAGGAAACTGTGCGCACCTCTCGCCCGGAGAACTCACTCGGATGA